CACTGATTTGACACCTGTGTCTCAACAACAGAGACGAAGTTCGTCTTTAGAAATTGAAAAGACGAATAAAAGTGGTGATGTGAAACTGTTCGGTCAGATTATTACTAATCACTCGTTGCCGAAGTCAAACGGTAGTGCGCAAGAGAACAAAAAACCAGATGCTGGAAAGTCGTATAACTTGAAATTTGATCAGAGTAATACCAAAGAGTATTCAAACGATCTTCAGTTGAAAAGAAATTATGGGTTTTGGGAGGGGAACAGAATACAAACAGGGTACTCTTCTTTGCCGGGCTCCGCTATGTTGCTGGCGAAATATCCTGCTGCGTTTAGTAACGTTTCTACGTTACCCAAGTTAGATCAGCATCAGCATAATCGAGGTCCCGGTTACCATGCGTACAGTCAGCCTTTTACAGTAGATAAGTTGTTACCTGAGATGCCAAGAAGGAAAGAGTTTGAAGCTTTATCTACCAGTGTAGGGGGGATGAACGTGGTCGGTGGGGCTTGTAATGGAGTTTCGGATCCGGTTGCAGCCATTAGAATGCACTATGCGAAAACCGAACAGTACAAGAACGGTGGAGCGGAGTCATGGAGAAGCAATGTTAGTGATATCGGAAGCAGATGAGATAGACGACGACTTGAATGATGGTAACTTTGACCTTTTCTTTTTATCACCTCTGTGTAATATATGTTATTTGTAAGGAGTTGAGCAGCAGTAGGACATGATGGCTCTCGTATACTATCGCCGTCTGTTTTGGTTAAGGTTAATTTAGGTTGTTTTGTAATATTTGgagtttttttttcttctttctttttttgttgtttttgtcAAATGCACAAAATAATTATGTTAAGTTAGGAAGCCAGGCCAGATGtttatttttgtttatctttCTTTCTAAATCAATAGCTTAAAGCATTGTATTTGATTAATGATTGTTGTGATTTGAGCAATGAAAGTGATGGTTGTTTGATATTGAAGCTAAGGTAAAAATCTTTAAGGTGTCATATATGTTTTGTATTCAAgtgtattattatattattaaactgAAATCAATACTTGATCATAAAATCATGCATCTGATATTATGGGTAGAAAGGTGTCGATATGTTTTGACATGACCTGACCATAcaaattataataaaaaatgtcgagttaattattattttcgtccatgtggtttgtcaaaaatcactattacagtccattagtttaaaaattgcgatttcagtccctatggtttcactttcgtaaccatttcagttcacctcgtaaccatttcagttcacctcgtaaccatttcagttcctgtacttacagaataaatggactgaaatggttatgaaagtgaagctatagggactgaaatcgtaatttttaaactaatggactgaaatagtgatttttgacaaaccacagggacgaaaacagtaattaactcaaaaatgGCACTTTCGAGGTTTTTAATATAGTTGGATAATAAGTGACAAGTGGGGGTGTCACCATCTGTTATGTGGTGGTGGTTTATGATAAGTGGAGTCAAAAGCAATAATGGTTGCTGGTAGGTAAGATTTCCACATCATGACAGCTTCTTGACGCTTTCCATCCTTCACTAGTATTAAAAAGAATATGCTTATGAGTTGAGATATTTTCTAATCATGCCTGCAGTTACTTTTGACTTATCAAGTCAAATATTAAATCCAACAAATTCATTCACAAAACCAACAAAGATGCAGGCCAGCATAGATATTAGTTTTGTCAGTTGAGGAACTTGCTTTAAATTCAACACAAAACAATGATTTCAAATGAGTTCCATCATGATTAACAGTTTGCATCAAGATTCATTACTAAGCAAAAAATGTTTTGGCTCACTCATCTTGCCAGTTTCTGATCCCACTACATATTCAAATACCAGAAGCAGAAAGCTTGACTAGATTGGCAAAGCGAAACCTCACATGTAAGTTTAGCAGTGTCGGAATGTTGTGGGGTTTAAACAGGGACTGAATCAGTGTTTTGACTACTTGAATTCTGCTTCCTCTCTGCTTGAAGTGATCTGCATAACGATTCGAGTTTTTCTTTTTGATTCTTGGTTTTCTCCAGTTGCTTTTTCATGTGTTCGCGCTGCTCACAACCAATAATTTTGTATATGTAAAGTTTCTCATAAATAATGACTAATAATTTATTTATTGAAAAAGACCGGCGAAAGTTCAATTTATTTAATTTGCCTCATGATATAGACGCCCAAAAGCAATTGTAACAAAGGTAAAAATGAACATTCACCTCCTCCACTAGTTTCACGAGAGTGAAGTCCGACTTTTCGGTTTTGCCCTTTAGAAAGGAGTTTTCCTTTTTGAGTTCCTTTATTGATTTCGTCATCTGCAACCACGCATATATTGCTCATAATAAATATGAAAGAAGTTATAAATATAACGAGTATACCTTTTCAATTTCTTGCTTAAACGTTTCAAAAACCTCATTGCTCTTCACTAATGCatcctgcaaaaaaaaaaaaaaaaaaaaaaaaaaaaaaaaaaaaaaacttgtttagCCATAGTTCAGTATTAATTATATAAAAGATGGCAGAGTGGATATGGCTGCATAGGGTTAACCTGGAATTGCTGGAACTTTTCACCGTCAGCAGTTAACTGTAACCGTAAATTCTTTTCTGTTGCCAACAACTGTGACACTTGTTCTGCATACATCTTCATCTGTGACTGTTCCTTAGCTAAATTTTCTTCATGTTGCTGGATCTTCAGATCTGCAATTTGGAGTTCTAGAGTTTTCTGCTTCAACTGCACGTTATATTTTCTTAACGATAAAAACACATAATTTCCACACAAGTTCACATCACCAGTCTGAATATACAATTGAGTTACCTGGTGAGCATGCTGTTGCTCAGTAAGCGCGATTTGAGCTTCCTTTTGCTTTAATTGGTTTCTTAACCTGTAAACGATTTTGTAAGTTAATATTCAATACCAACCAAATAGAACAGATTATTTCTATATGTTAAGAAGATTGAGACTGaaatattaaatatttaatattCACATTTCATTCTCCTTCAGTTGAGTCAAACTGTCGTCCCTTTGCTCTTCCAGCTTACTGGTAACATCCTAAAACAcaggaagaaaaaaaaaaaactcgttaGAAGCAACATGATGCATATAACCATGCCATAAAAAGATACTATTAGGAGTGTGGTGTCCCACAAATGCTATTTTTCCTGCATATacatatgttttatatatatatatatatatatatatagagagagagagaccttTATTGCTTTCTGAAACTTGTTGGATAGCTCTAGTCTTAAGTTTTGACTTTCTGATGATACTCTTTTGCACTCATCCTGCCAAAGTGCCAAACAACAATAAACTTGTATATATTTTCATCAAAGGCATGCTTAAAAATTAACATATTCGATGAACTTTGCTGTTCAATCATAAATGGAAAGCACATAATATGAGAATAAGTGAGATTAATGCTTACGTATAATTGAAACATACCATTAACatcttgttttgatgttgtagCTCCCTACACAATGACTCAAGTTTATCTCTCATTGAAATTGCTGAAAAAAGAGAGTAACCAtactaacgtaaaaacataatAGATCTACTATTCATTATAAACAGATGCATGCAAGACTATATAAACTCAAACACGGATAGAGAAAGAATATCTAACATCAATACATCCATGTGATCCCTGAATCACATGTCATCGACATAAATAACAGTATAACACACCTGCATCTCTTTCGGAAAGAACTTTCTGATAACACAAAGTGAACTCGAAAAATTCCTTTTCTGTCTTGAATGTACGCTTTGCACTTTTACGTTTTATTTCAGATGTTCCTTGTACACGGGCAGCTTGCGTTGCCACTCCTTGCTCAGTTGCTGAAACATAGATGTAGTTAAAGTTATTGTAATCAAAGCGAAGTCATTGTAATATAAATTCATATTACAAGAAAAAGGAATATTACGTTTTTCCGCATGCTTTTTTCCATCAGTTGAAGGAGCCATTTTAGGTTCTGATTTCCGTACCACATTTTCTAAAACAGAATCTGGTGATCCCGAATGACTCACATCTTTACAAACCTCTACAGGCGTTTTTAACAACTTCGGTGCATCACAACTAGCATCTTCGATTAGTTCTACAGGGAATGTTCTTGTTCGGTCAGCATTTCCATTGTCACCTTCACATGACTGAAAGTCATCCACTATCAAATTGGGCCTTGAATCAACTTCGATTAGTTTTTCCTCTTTATAATCAGCGACTTCACTTTCTTGATTTGGTGTTGCGGGCGAAGAGGTCAGCGGTTCTGCGGAGCTATCAACAAATCCATCAGGCAATGAATCTGCTTCTGGCAGTTGATTTGCTACAGGGTTCTCCATTTCACCTAAAGTCAAAGTTACAACCTTACTTATTCACCAAATGCCTCATAACACCCATCAACGACAGACACTTAAAATAGGCAGTAAAATCAAACCAATCAATTTCACCAAACAACCCTGCATCACAGCTTATACATCCAGATTCATTCATTCCACCTCA
Above is a window of Helianthus annuus cultivar XRQ/B chromosome 14, HanXRQr2.0-SUNRISE, whole genome shotgun sequence DNA encoding:
- the LOC110904687 gene encoding beta-taxilin — encoded protein: MENPVANQLPEADSLPDGFVDSSAEPLTSSPATPNQESEVADYKEEKLIEVDSRPNLIVDDFQSCEGDNGNADRTRTFPVELIEDASCDAPKLLKTPVEVCKDVSHSGSPDSVLENVVRKSEPKMAPSTDGKKHAEKPTEQGVATQAARVQGTSEIKRKSAKRTFKTEKEFFEFTLCYQKVLSERDAAISMRDKLESLCRELQHQNKMLMDECKRVSSESQNLRLELSNKFQKAIKDVTSKLEEQRDDSLTQLKENEMLRNQLKQKEAQIALTEQQHAHQLKQKTLELQIADLKIQQHEENLAKEQSQMKMYAEQVSQLLATEKNLRLQLTADGEKFQQFQDALVKSNEVFETFKQEIEKMTKSIKELKKENSFLKGKTEKSDFTLVKLVEEREHMKKQLEKTKNQKEKLESLCRSLQAERKQNSSSQNTDSVPV